One genomic region from Jilunia laotingensis encodes:
- a CDS encoding acyltransferase family protein yields the protein MNSLLSEHSRELLKENNCFDFIRYFFTISVFIGHFCVLNNIEYFWFINGETGVRAFFIISGFLIFYSHIEKQSIKYYIDKRVRRILPPYFSVVILSFIIGIFITKLNLKDYLTYTETYKYLIANLGFLNFIQPNLPGVFESNPITAVNGSLWTMKVEIMFYVSVPFIYYLFKKYNKLIIILAIFSLAIAYDYFFMSLYKQTDNQMYLLIRKQFGSQLIYFYSGTFVLLYFDYFIKYLKFIFPAAIVIFLFRDTNFILSCLSPLAFAAILIGIAYNFKYMNFLRRYDNISYGMYLYHYPIIQIIIYYKIAEQNIYISFCLALISTIVVSWLSWIWLEKPIITKKLFYKRVPRNSDCLL from the coding sequence ATGAATAGCTTATTAAGTGAACATTCAAGAGAATTACTAAAAGAAAATAACTGTTTTGACTTTATAAGATATTTCTTTACAATATCAGTATTTATAGGACATTTCTGTGTTCTAAATAATATAGAATATTTCTGGTTTATAAACGGAGAAACAGGAGTCAGAGCATTTTTTATTATAAGTGGTTTTTTAATTTTTTATAGCCATATTGAAAAACAAAGTATCAAATATTACATAGACAAAAGAGTCAGAAGAATACTTCCACCTTATTTTTCGGTAGTTATACTAAGTTTTATAATAGGAATATTCATTACAAAATTAAATCTAAAGGATTATCTTACTTACACTGAAACCTATAAATATCTAATAGCAAATCTAGGTTTTCTTAATTTCATTCAACCCAATTTACCTGGAGTATTCGAATCTAATCCAATTACTGCTGTTAATGGTTCATTATGGACAATGAAAGTAGAAATAATGTTTTATGTCAGTGTTCCATTTATCTATTATCTATTCAAGAAATACAATAAATTAATAATTATATTGGCTATTTTCAGTTTAGCTATTGCCTATGATTATTTCTTCATGAGTTTATACAAACAAACTGATAATCAAATGTATCTTTTAATTAGAAAACAATTTGGAAGCCAACTTATATATTTTTATTCGGGCACATTTGTGCTACTGTATTTTGACTATTTCATTAAATATCTAAAATTTATTTTTCCAGCAGCTATTGTTATCTTTTTATTTCGAGATACCAATTTTATACTTTCATGCTTATCACCTTTAGCTTTTGCCGCTATTCTTATCGGAATAGCTTACAATTTCAAATACATGAATTTCTTAAGAAGATACGATAATATTTCCTATGGTATGTATTTGTATCATTACCCTATTATTCAAATTATCATTTATTACAAAATAGCTGAACAAAACATCTATATATCATTTTGTCTCGCACTTATATCAACTATTGTCGTCTCTTGGTTGTCTTGGATATGGTTAGAAAAGCCAATCATTACTAAAAAATTATTTTATAAAAGAGTTCCAAGAAATTCCGATTGCTTATTGTAA
- the nadA gene encoding quinolinate synthase NadA produces MNELIKAINELKKEKNAAILGHYYQKGEIQDIADFVGDSLALAQWAAKTEADIIVMCGVHFMGETAKILCPEKKVLVPDMNAGCSLADSCPADKFAQFVKEHPGYTVISYVNTTAAVKAVTDVVVTSTNAKQIVESFPKDEKIIFGPDRNLGNYINSITNRQMLLWDGACHVHEQFSVEKILELKTKYPDAIILAHPECKSTVLKLADVVGSTAALLKYAVNSSEQRFIVATESGILHEMQKKCPEKTFIPAPPNDSTCACNECSFMRLNTLEKLYECLKNESPEILVDKEVADKAVRPIRRMLEISEKLGL; encoded by the coding sequence ATGAATGAACTTATAAAAGCTATAAACGAGCTGAAGAAAGAAAAGAATGCTGCAATTTTGGGGCACTACTACCAGAAGGGTGAAATACAAGATATCGCTGACTTTGTTGGCGACAGTCTGGCACTGGCACAATGGGCTGCCAAAACGGAAGCGGACATCATTGTGATGTGTGGTGTTCACTTTATGGGTGAAACGGCAAAGATACTTTGTCCTGAGAAGAAAGTGCTGGTACCCGATATGAATGCCGGTTGTTCGTTGGCGGACAGTTGCCCGGCAGATAAGTTTGCACAATTTGTCAAAGAGCATCCGGGATATACAGTGATATCTTATGTGAATACGACAGCTGCTGTAAAGGCAGTGACCGATGTAGTCGTTACTTCTACCAATGCGAAACAAATTGTAGAAAGCTTCCCAAAAGATGAGAAAATAATTTTTGGTCCAGATCGTAATTTGGGTAATTATATCAATTCAATTACGAACCGCCAGATGTTGTTATGGGATGGTGCTTGTCACGTACACGAACAGTTTTCAGTTGAAAAGATCCTCGAACTGAAAACCAAATATCCCGATGCCATCATACTTGCACACCCTGAATGTAAAAGTACGGTGTTGAAGTTGGCCGATGTTGTCGGTTCCACCGCTGCCTTATTGAAATATGCAGTGAACAGCAGTGAACAACGATTCATTGTTGCTACCGAATCGGGCATCCTTCATGAGATGCAGAAGAAATGCCCTGAAAAGACATTTATTCCGGCCCCTCCTAACGATAGTACCTGTGCCTGTAATGAATGTAGCTTCATGAGACTAAACACGCTGGAAAAGCTCTATGAATGCCTGAAAAATGAATCCCCGGAAATTCTGGTTGATAAGGAAGTTGCAGATAAAGCAGTCCGACCGATTAGGCGGATGCTGGAGATATCAGAGAAGTTAGGTTTATAA
- a CDS encoding DUF4294 domain-containing protein — translation MNTRLNIVITTLFALFFIVHYGYAQEKRNIGGYFVPVCIYEGDTIPYVNLPMVYIFKPLKFKNDKERMEYYKLVRNVKKVYPIAREINRTILETYEYLQTLPNEKARQKHIKKVEKGLKEQYTPQMKKLTFAQGKLLIKLVDRQSHQTSFELVRAFMGPFKAGFYQTFAALFGASLKKEYDPLGDDKLTERVVLLVENGQI, via the coding sequence ATGAATACGAGACTTAACATAGTAATTACTACCTTGTTTGCTCTGTTTTTCATTGTTCATTACGGATATGCACAAGAGAAACGGAACATTGGTGGATATTTTGTACCGGTCTGTATTTATGAAGGAGATACCATTCCTTACGTAAATTTACCCATGGTTTATATCTTCAAGCCTCTTAAGTTCAAAAACGACAAAGAACGGATGGAGTATTATAAACTGGTAAGGAACGTCAAAAAGGTGTATCCCATCGCACGGGAAATAAACCGAACCATCCTTGAAACTTATGAATATCTGCAAACTCTACCCAATGAAAAAGCACGCCAGAAACATATCAAGAAGGTAGAAAAGGGACTGAAAGAACAGTATACTCCCCAAATGAAAAAACTCACTTTTGCACAGGGAAAGCTGTTGATAAAACTGGTAGACCGGCAAAGTCACCAAACTTCTTTTGAGCTGGTAAGAGCTTTTATGGGACCGTTCAAGGCTGGTTTCTATCAGACATTTGCAGCACTCTTCGGTGCCAGCCTAAAAAAAGAATATGATCCGCTGGGAGATGACAAACTCACCGAAAGAGTGGTGTTACTGGTGGAGAACGGGCAGATTTAG
- a CDS encoding radical SAM protein, producing MTVIYPSPIFGPVHSRRLGVSLGINLLPSDGKVCSFDCIYCECGFNTDHRPTKALPTREEVREALEVRLKDMKVNGPSPDVLTFAGNGEPTAHPHFPEIIEDTLLLRDKYFPEAKVSVLSNSTFIHRPSVFEALNKVDNNILKLDTVDENYIHLVDRPAGKYSVSEIIELLKEFKGNCIIQTMFMKGNYLDKEVDNTSDKYVLPWLEAVKAITPRQVMIYTIDRETPDHDLQKASHEELDRIATLVKETGIPVSVSY from the coding sequence ATGACTGTCATTTATCCATCTCCTATTTTCGGACCAGTCCATTCCCGCCGTTTGGGAGTATCATTGGGAATAAATCTTTTGCCTTCTGATGGCAAAGTATGTTCGTTCGATTGCATATATTGTGAGTGCGGTTTTAATACCGATCATCGTCCTACGAAAGCATTACCAACACGTGAAGAAGTACGTGAAGCTTTGGAAGTAAGACTAAAAGATATGAAAGTGAATGGTCCGTCACCCGATGTTCTGACTTTTGCGGGAAATGGCGAACCGACGGCACATCCTCACTTTCCGGAAATTATTGAAGATACATTACTGCTTCGTGATAAATACTTTCCGGAAGCAAAAGTGAGTGTGTTGAGCAATTCTACTTTTATACATCGCCCGTCTGTATTCGAAGCATTGAATAAGGTAGACAATAATATATTGAAACTTGATACGGTCGATGAAAATTATATCCATTTGGTAGACCGTCCGGCAGGGAAATATTCCGTATCCGAAATAATCGAGCTTTTAAAAGAATTTAAGGGGAACTGCATCATTCAAACTATGTTTATGAAAGGCAATTATCTAGATAAGGAAGTAGATAATACTTCGGATAAATATGTTCTCCCTTGGTTGGAAGCGGTGAAAGCAATAACTCCTCGGCAAGTGATGATTTATACAATTGATCGTGAGACACCAGATCATGATTTACAGAAAGCTTCTCATGAAGAGTTAGATAGGATTGCAACTTTGGTAAAAGAAACGGGAATTCCGGTAAGTGTTTCTTATTGA
- a CDS encoding CotH kinase family protein, whose protein sequence is MPVNIKDPDEEVLVAKQFDYIRNYLNQVERTLYADNFSLDGHSYTDYIDVNSFIDWWFVHELTLNGEPRWPKSSYMYKGRNGKLFAGPVWDFDWGTFIPDCFSYCINGAIWYNRLFDDPTFVNTVKKKWTETKTLFENVVQEIDNTEVKIRNSDNINIQMWPIDQNTNGDESMEFTEAVDRLRQSYLDRISWLNSAINNL, encoded by the coding sequence TTGCCGGTTAATATTAAAGATCCGGATGAAGAAGTTCTTGTCGCTAAGCAGTTTGATTATATTCGTAATTATCTGAATCAAGTAGAAAGAACTTTATATGCTGATAATTTTTCATTGGACGGTCACTCATATACAGATTATATAGATGTGAACAGTTTTATTGACTGGTGGTTTGTTCATGAATTGACTTTAAATGGTGAACCGCGTTGGCCTAAGAGTAGCTATATGTATAAGGGAAGGAATGGGAAATTATTTGCCGGACCGGTATGGGATTTTGACTGGGGAACGTTTATTCCTGATTGTTTTTCCTATTGTATTAATGGAGCTATTTGGTATAATCGCCTTTTTGATGATCCAACGTTTGTAAACACAGTAAAAAAAAAGTGGACAGAAACCAAAACTCTTTTTGAAAATGTGGTTCAGGAAATAGATAATACTGAAGTTAAAATTAGAAATTCTGATAATATAAATATTCAAATGTGGCCTATCGATCAAAATACTAATGGAGATGAATCTATGGAATTTACTGAGGCAGTCGATCGATTACGGCAATCTTATTTAGATCGAATTTCTTGGCTTAATAGTGCAATAAACAATTTGTAA
- the rbr gene encoding rubrerythrin → MATSIKGTQTEKNLLTSFAGESQARMRYTYYASVAKKEGYEQIAAIFTETADQEKEHAKRMFKYLEGGMVEITASYPAGVISTTLNNLLEAAAGEHEEWSQDYPHFADVAEKEGFYEIAAMYRNISVAEKGHEERYRAFVNNIENAAVFAKEGEVVWQCRNCGYITIGKEAPEVCPACLHPQAYFEVKKQNY, encoded by the coding sequence ATGGCTACAAGTATTAAAGGAACTCAGACAGAAAAGAATCTGCTGACATCATTTGCAGGTGAATCACAAGCAAGAATGCGTTACACTTATTATGCAAGTGTAGCTAAGAAAGAAGGTTATGAACAAATTGCTGCTATTTTTACTGAAACAGCCGACCAAGAAAAAGAACATGCAAAACGTATGTTTAAGTATCTGGAAGGTGGAATGGTAGAAATCACTGCCAGTTATCCTGCCGGTGTCATCAGCACCACTCTTAATAATTTGCTGGAAGCTGCAGCCGGTGAACACGAAGAATGGTCACAGGATTATCCTCACTTTGCTGATGTTGCCGAGAAAGAAGGTTTTTATGAAATTGCTGCTATGTATCGCAATATCTCAGTTGCTGAAAAGGGACATGAAGAAAGATACCGTGCTTTTGTAAACAACATTGAAAATGCTGCCGTATTTGCTAAAGAAGGTGAAGTGGTATGGCAATGTCGCAACTGCGGTTATATTACTATTGGTAAAGAAGCTCCTGAAGTATGTCCGGCATGTCTGCATCCGCAAGCTTACTTCGAAGTGAAGAAGCAGAATTATTAA
- a CDS encoding SulP family inorganic anion transporter, giving the protein MKLFEFKPVLFTTLKGYTKETFMADLMAGIIVGIVALPLAIAFGIASGVSPEKGIITAIIAGFIISLLGGSKVQIGGPTGAFIVIIYGIIQQYGEAGLIVATLMAGVILVLLGVFKLGAVIKFIPYPIIVGFTSGIAVTIFTTQIADIFGLNFGGEKVPGDFIGKWLIYFRYFDTVNWWNVIVSIVSVFIIAVTPRFSKKIPGSLIAIIVVTLAVYLMKIYGGIDCIDTIGDRFTIKSELPDATVPSLNWEAIKNLFPVAITIAVLGAIESLLSATVADGVTGDRHDSNMELIAQGAANIITPLFGGIPATGAIARTMTNINNGGKTPVAGIIHAIVLLLILLFFMPLAQYIPMACLAGVLVIVSYNMSGWRTFKALLNNPKPDVAVLLITFFLTVVFDLTIAIEVGLVIACVLFMKRVMETTKISVITDEIDPNSESDIAVHQEHLAIPKGVEVYEINGPYFFGIATQFEQVMSQLGDRPEVRIIRMRRVPFIDSTGIHNLSNLCQMSQKEKITIVLSGVNENVHKALEKAGFYELLGKENICPNINIAIERAKKIIDKK; this is encoded by the coding sequence ATGAAACTTTTTGAATTTAAACCGGTATTATTCACTACACTGAAAGGATACACAAAAGAAACATTCATGGCCGATCTTATGGCAGGTATCATCGTAGGTATCGTCGCACTGCCTCTCGCCATTGCATTTGGTATAGCCTCGGGAGTTTCACCGGAAAAAGGAATCATCACGGCTATCATCGCTGGTTTTATTATTTCGCTTTTGGGAGGAAGTAAGGTACAAATCGGAGGTCCTACCGGAGCATTTATCGTCATTATCTACGGCATCATACAGCAATATGGGGAAGCAGGATTGATCGTAGCTACCTTGATGGCAGGGGTGATACTGGTGCTTTTGGGAGTTTTCAAGCTGGGTGCAGTCATCAAATTTATCCCTTATCCCATTATCGTGGGATTTACCAGTGGTATTGCAGTCACCATTTTCACCACTCAAATTGCTGATATCTTCGGATTAAACTTCGGAGGTGAAAAAGTACCCGGTGATTTTATTGGAAAATGGTTAATATATTTTCGTTACTTCGATACAGTCAACTGGTGGAATGTGATAGTGAGTATTGTAAGTGTTTTCATAATTGCCGTTACTCCCCGATTCTCAAAAAAAATACCGGGTTCGCTCATCGCCATCATCGTGGTGACTTTAGCAGTGTATCTGATGAAAATTTACGGAGGAATCGATTGTATCGACACCATTGGTGACCGTTTTACTATCAAATCCGAACTGCCCGATGCAACTGTTCCCTCTTTGAATTGGGAGGCCATTAAGAATCTTTTTCCCGTAGCCATTACAATTGCTGTATTAGGAGCTATCGAATCATTACTCTCCGCTACAGTGGCCGATGGTGTGACAGGCGACCGTCATGACTCCAATATGGAGTTGATTGCACAAGGAGCTGCCAACATCATAACTCCTCTGTTTGGCGGAATCCCCGCTACAGGTGCCATTGCCCGTACCATGACAAATATCAATAACGGTGGAAAAACTCCGGTTGCAGGCATAATTCACGCAATCGTCCTTTTGCTCATACTGTTATTCTTTATGCCTTTGGCACAATACATTCCTATGGCGTGTCTAGCAGGTGTATTAGTAATTGTTTCCTATAACATGAGTGGATGGCGGACGTTTAAGGCTCTGCTGAACAATCCGAAACCGGACGTAGCCGTATTGCTCATCACTTTCTTCCTAACCGTAGTTTTCGACCTGACAATCGCTATCGAAGTAGGGCTGGTTATTGCCTGCGTATTGTTTATGAAACGGGTAATGGAAACAACCAAGATATCGGTTATTACTGATGAAATCGATCCGAATTCAGAGTCGGACATTGCGGTTCATCAAGAACATCTTGCCATTCCGAAAGGAGTAGAAGTATATGAAATCAACGGTCCTTATTTCTTTGGTATTGCAACCCAGTTTGAGCAAGTCATGTCACAATTGGGCGATCGACCGGAAGTACGTATTATCCGTATGCGCAGAGTTCCATTCATCGACTCGACTGGTATTCATAATTTAAGCAACCTTTGCCAGATGTCACAGAAGGAGAAAATTACTATCGTGCTATCGGGTGTGAATGAAAATGTACACAAAGCACTGGAGAAAGCCGGTTTCTATGAATTACTTGGTAAAGAAAATATCTGCCCAAATATCAATATAGCAATAGAAAGGGCAAAAAAAATAATAGATAAAAAGTAA
- a CDS encoding helix-hairpin-helix domain-containing protein, with protein MKNTSILRLISVINLLLIIPVNNAQTPSTDFLEGVIEDIAVNNENEKEINWENEIEELSERISQPINLNSATKEQLEQLPFLTDLQVENLLAYVYIHGQMQTVYELQLVEEMDYKTIRLLLPFVCVQSVKKKEIFRLRDMFKYGKQEILTRLDIPFYTRKGYENSYLGPSMYHSLRYGFRYGEQVYAGITGEKDSGEPFAALHNKQGYDYYSYYLLIRDFGRLKTLALGNYRLSFGQGLVVSTDFLVGKSSSLVSSSFRNGGIRKHASTDEYNYFRGIASTVKLIKGVLLSGFYSYRCMDGTMEENEITTIYKTGLHRNEKEADKKNVFSLQLTGGNISYVNNRLKLGLTGIYYVFNHPFEPELREYAKYNLHGNRFYNVGLDYGYRWHRFMFQGETAIGKKGLATLNRLQYSPVQGMQLLLIHRYYSYDYWAMFARSFGEGSSVQNENGWYLAMEAAPFRHWIFFASVDFFSFPWWRYRISKPSQGMDLLLKTTFSPCKVANMYLSYRYKRKERDNSGTNGSVILPIYQHRLRYRLNFLPGDMFAFRTTVDYNHFHAFRKPPSQGYQFSQMVSVQFPYFPLRAEVQGNYFHTDDYDSRVFVAEKGLLYTFYTPSFQGEGIRWMANLRYDINSHWMIICKFGQTIYYDRNAIGSGNDRIEGNRKADLQMQLRLKF; from the coding sequence ATGAAGAACACGTCGATTTTACGTCTTATTTCTGTTATTAACCTTCTGTTGATAATCCCTGTTAATAACGCACAAACCCCTTCTACAGATTTTTTAGAGGGAGTAATAGAGGATATAGCTGTTAATAACGAAAATGAGAAAGAGATAAACTGGGAAAATGAGATAGAAGAACTTTCCGAACGAATCAGTCAACCTATCAACCTGAATTCTGCAACAAAAGAACAGTTGGAACAGTTACCTTTCCTTACCGATCTTCAAGTTGAAAATTTATTGGCTTATGTATATATTCACGGACAAATGCAAACGGTCTATGAACTCCAGTTGGTGGAGGAGATGGATTATAAGACAATCCGGTTACTACTGCCTTTTGTTTGTGTACAATCTGTTAAAAAGAAGGAGATATTCCGGTTGAGAGATATGTTCAAATACGGAAAACAGGAAATATTAACACGTTTGGACATACCTTTTTATACCCGGAAAGGATATGAAAATTCATATCTCGGACCTTCTATGTATCACTCTCTGCGCTATGGTTTTCGCTATGGAGAACAAGTATATGCAGGCATTACGGGTGAAAAAGATTCCGGTGAACCATTTGCTGCTTTGCACAATAAACAGGGATATGATTATTATTCTTATTACCTGTTGATACGTGATTTCGGTCGGTTGAAAACCCTTGCATTAGGGAATTATCGTTTAAGTTTCGGACAAGGTTTGGTGGTGAGTACCGATTTTCTTGTTGGTAAAAGTTCTTCTTTGGTTTCTTCTTCTTTCAGGAACGGAGGTATTAGGAAACATGCTTCCACGGATGAGTATAACTATTTTCGAGGGATAGCTTCTACCGTAAAGTTGATTAAAGGAGTGTTATTATCCGGATTTTATTCATATCGGTGTATGGACGGGACGATGGAAGAGAATGAAATCACCACAATTTATAAAACTGGGCTGCATCGAAATGAAAAGGAAGCTGATAAGAAAAATGTCTTTTCATTGCAACTAACCGGAGGTAATATTTCCTATGTTAATAACCGGTTAAAACTTGGATTGACAGGTATTTATTATGTTTTTAACCACCCTTTTGAACCGGAGTTGAGGGAATATGCCAAATATAATCTTCATGGAAATCGTTTTTACAATGTGGGATTGGATTATGGGTATCGTTGGCATCGTTTTATGTTTCAAGGTGAAACAGCAATCGGGAAAAAGGGGTTGGCTACTTTGAATCGTTTGCAATATTCACCTGTTCAGGGAATGCAATTGCTATTAATACACCGGTACTACTCCTATGATTACTGGGCGATGTTTGCCCGTTCGTTTGGTGAAGGAAGCAGTGTTCAGAATGAGAACGGTTGGTATTTGGCGATGGAGGCAGCACCTTTTCGTCATTGGATCTTTTTTGCTTCTGTCGATTTCTTCTCTTTTCCTTGGTGGCGATACAGAATTAGTAAACCTTCACAGGGTATGGATCTCTTGTTGAAAACTACTTTTTCTCCTTGTAAAGTTGCAAACATGTATCTGAGTTATCGTTATAAACGGAAAGAAAGGGATAATTCCGGTACAAACGGATCGGTTATCTTGCCAATTTATCAACACCGATTACGTTATCGGTTGAATTTTCTGCCAGGAGATATGTTTGCTTTTCGTACAACGGTTGATTATAATCATTTTCATGCTTTCCGAAAACCTCCCAGCCAAGGGTATCAGTTTAGCCAAATGGTTTCCGTACAATTTCCGTATTTTCCGTTAAGAGCCGAAGTTCAAGGGAACTATTTCCATACAGATGATTATGATTCGCGTGTATTTGTGGCAGAGAAGGGGTTACTTTATACATTTTATACTCCTTCTTTTCAAGGTGAAGGTATCCGATGGATGGCTAATTTACGATATGATATAAATTCCCATTGGATGATTATATGTAAATTTGGACAGACAATTTATTATGACCGTAATGCAATTGGCTCCGGAAATGATAGGATAGAGGGAAATAGAAAAGCTGACTTGCAGATGCAATTACGATTAAAATTTTAG
- a CDS encoding RNA methyltransferase, protein MRKLKITELNRISAEEFKEAEKLPLVIVLDDIRSLHNIGSVFRTSDAFRIECIYLCGITATPPHPEMHKTALGAEFTVDWKYVNNAVEAVDNLQREGYIVYSVEQAQGSVMLNEVELDRTKKYAIVMGNEVKGVQQEVIDHSDGCIEIPQYGTKHSLNVSVTAGIVIWELFNQLKGKKES, encoded by the coding sequence ATGCGGAAATTGAAAATAACGGAATTAAACCGTATCAGTGCGGAGGAATTCAAGGAAGCGGAGAAGTTGCCTTTGGTAATCGTGTTGGATGATATTCGGAGTTTGCATAATATTGGTTCTGTGTTCCGTACATCGGATGCTTTTCGTATCGAATGCATTTATCTTTGCGGTATTACTGCCACTCCTCCGCATCCGGAAATGCATAAAACTGCCTTGGGTGCGGAATTTACAGTAGATTGGAAGTATGTTAATAACGCTGTTGAAGCTGTTGATAACCTTCAGAGAGAAGGTTATATAGTTTATTCCGTAGAGCAGGCGCAAGGGAGTGTTATGTTGAATGAGGTGGAATTGGATCGGACTAAGAAATATGCCATTGTCATGGGAAACGAAGTGAAAGGTGTGCAACAGGAAGTGATCGATCATTCGGATGGTTGCATTGAAATACCACAGTATGGTACGAAACACTCATTAAATGTTTCCGTTACAGCCGGAATTGTTATATGGGAACTGTTTAATCAATTAAAAGGGAAAAAGGAGAGTTAA